In the genome of Methylophaga nitratireducenticrescens, one region contains:
- a CDS encoding ABC transporter ATP-binding protein, translating into MTILLEAQNLSRYFGPNVAVQNIDITVKRGEILGFLGPNGAGKSTTMKMLSGNLAPDKGEIHINGFDLLSQPKQAKAQLGYLPENPPLYRELTVNEYLQHCARLNQLRGKQLKSAVATVIERCGLGDVQRRLIGQLSKGYQQRTGIAQAIVHNPAVVIFDEPTSGLDPLQIRQIRELIRELANEHSVILSTHILPEVEMLCDRVQIISKGQVMFAYSLKALHQQRLNSSLKITLAAPPELNELQTLMNVSTVEAVSANQFRILYHPEQDPTENLIASAVSKHWQLQELVREQDSLEDIFMHLIKDDAPLAEVKN; encoded by the coding sequence ATGACTATATTGCTGGAAGCACAAAATCTGTCGCGTTATTTTGGCCCCAATGTTGCGGTTCAGAATATTGATATCACGGTAAAACGCGGAGAAATACTGGGTTTTCTCGGTCCCAATGGTGCGGGAAAAAGCACCACGATGAAAATGCTTAGCGGAAATCTGGCACCGGATAAAGGCGAGATCCATATCAATGGTTTTGATTTGTTGTCGCAACCTAAGCAGGCCAAAGCCCAACTGGGCTATCTGCCGGAAAACCCACCTTTATATCGTGAACTGACTGTCAACGAATATTTACAACACTGTGCCAGACTCAATCAGCTCAGGGGTAAGCAACTGAAATCTGCAGTTGCGACGGTCATTGAGCGTTGTGGGCTGGGGGATGTTCAGCGGCGTTTGATCGGTCAATTATCCAAGGGATACCAACAACGCACCGGCATCGCCCAGGCGATCGTGCACAATCCGGCGGTGGTCATTTTTGATGAACCGACTTCCGGTCTGGATCCGCTGCAAATTCGGCAGATCCGCGAACTCATCCGTGAACTTGCCAATGAACACAGCGTGATACTGTCGACGCATATTCTGCCAGAAGTGGAAATGCTCTGCGATCGGGTGCAGATCATCAGTAAAGGCCAGGTGATGTTTGCCTATAGCCTGAAAGCGTTGCATCAGCAAAGACTCAACAGCAGCCTGAAGATCACTTTAGCTGCCCCACCAGAGCTTAACGAGCTACAGACGCTAATGAATGTCTCCACGGTGGAGGCCGTTTCAGCAAATCAATTTCGAATCCTTTATCACCCGGAACAGGATCCTACAGAAAATCTGATAGCGAGTGCCGTCTCTAAACACTGGCAGCTGCAGGAACTGGTTCGTGAACAGGACTCGCTGGAAGATATTTTTATGCATCTGATAAAAGATGACGCACCGCTAGCTGAGGTTAAAAACTGA
- a CDS encoding ABC transporter permease: MWCVARLEISRLFLSPFAWIMLALVQFLLAYMFLSHIEYFAQIQGQISAIPGAPGVTEMIIAPLLSNAALVLLLIAPFITMRAFADEHRNHSLPLLISAPLSASQIVLGKYLGYLGFFLLQLVLIALMPLSLLAGSAIDLYQFGVSMFGLFLLVASFLAAGIFLSSLTTQPIIAAVMTFCLLFLLWIIDFAAASAVSGQINWLAWLSLLGHFQPMLSGQINSVDLSFFALFCMVFILMTIRRLDAARLSL; encoded by the coding sequence ATGTGGTGTGTGGCAAGACTTGAAATTTCACGCCTGTTTTTGTCTCCTTTTGCCTGGATAATGCTGGCATTGGTACAGTTTTTACTGGCGTATATGTTTCTCAGTCATATTGAGTATTTTGCCCAGATTCAGGGCCAGATTTCAGCCATCCCGGGTGCTCCCGGTGTAACAGAAATGATTATTGCGCCATTATTAAGTAATGCGGCTCTGGTGTTGTTACTGATTGCCCCATTTATCACCATGCGGGCTTTTGCTGATGAACATCGTAATCACAGTCTGCCTCTTTTGATCTCTGCCCCCCTTTCCGCCAGTCAGATTGTGTTGGGCAAGTACCTCGGATATCTCGGTTTTTTTCTGCTGCAATTAGTATTGATTGCTTTAATGCCGCTATCACTGCTTGCCGGATCAGCAATCGATCTTTACCAGTTTGGTGTCAGCATGTTCGGACTGTTTTTGCTGGTAGCCAGTTTCTTGGCCGCCGGAATATTTCTATCATCACTCACCACTCAACCGATTATTGCAGCGGTGATGACATTCTGTTTACTGTTTTTATTATGGATAATTGATTTTGCTGCAGCCAGTGCCGTTTCAGGACAAATAAACTGGCTGGCCTGGTTATCCCTGTTAGGACATTTTCAACCGATGCTTTCAGGACAGATTAATAGCGTTGATCTGAGCTTTTTTGCCCTGTTCTGTATGGTATTTATTCTGATGACTATTCGGCGACTTGATGCAGCGAGGCTGAGTTTATGA
- a CDS encoding GldG family protein — protein MKMSKQFKYQHRLQQIIFYILLLVVIIAVAVLSNRYSFESDWTANQRHTLSSATTDLLQSLETPVTIEVFISPGHQYQSAAESLLKRYQQHSQQLTVSFIDPVSQPQRVREFDIQQQAEMVVSGQQGQQHVYDLSEQSLSNAIIKVSRSNLPELIFITGHGERDIAGDGAFDMSQWGQQLISTGFEVKSLSMAEAMQLDSQDKKIVLVIASSQTTWPQSDIVQLQSWLQQGGNLLWLSEPDTDTGLSAISEQLNLNFVPGTMVDPNASKLGLEDPRFVIVTDYANHPVTAATSSVTLMPEAHAIQLSEAESTWQVTELMQSQSDSWSELGDMTGTSLDDLRFDAEIDIPGPLMLSVLMEKPVSSTQKQRVAVFGDGDFVSDLYLGTAANLELAMALANWLVAEDDSIDIPVVKTRDNQLVLTERQSLLIGIGFLLGLPLSLLLIGISIWWIRRRR, from the coding sequence ATGAAGATGTCAAAACAGTTTAAATATCAACATCGCCTGCAACAGATCATCTTTTACATTTTATTGCTGGTAGTGATTATCGCAGTAGCTGTTCTTTCGAACCGTTACAGCTTTGAGTCAGACTGGACAGCTAACCAGCGACATACCCTCTCCTCTGCTACTACCGACTTATTACAGTCGCTTGAAACTCCGGTGACGATAGAAGTATTTATCAGTCCTGGACATCAGTACCAATCAGCAGCTGAAAGTTTATTGAAGCGCTATCAACAGCATAGTCAGCAACTTACCGTATCGTTTATTGATCCAGTCAGCCAGCCACAGCGGGTTCGTGAATTTGACATTCAGCAGCAGGCTGAAATGGTAGTTTCAGGTCAACAGGGACAGCAACATGTATATGATTTATCTGAGCAATCGCTGAGCAACGCCATTATAAAAGTCAGTCGCAGTAACTTGCCTGAATTAATCTTTATTACCGGTCACGGGGAACGGGATATTGCTGGTGATGGTGCATTTGATATGTCGCAATGGGGACAGCAACTGATAAGCACCGGCTTTGAAGTAAAATCTCTGTCGATGGCAGAAGCGATGCAACTTGACAGTCAGGATAAAAAAATCGTTTTGGTCATCGCCAGTTCACAAACAACCTGGCCGCAAAGCGATATTGTTCAGTTACAATCATGGTTGCAGCAAGGCGGTAATCTGCTCTGGCTCAGCGAACCTGACACTGATACGGGTCTGTCGGCCATCAGTGAACAGCTTAATCTGAACTTTGTACCGGGTACGATGGTAGATCCTAATGCCAGTAAATTAGGTCTGGAAGATCCACGTTTTGTGATTGTGACAGATTACGCCAATCACCCGGTTACGGCAGCCACTTCCAGCGTCACCCTGATGCCAGAAGCGCATGCTATTCAATTATCAGAGGCTGAATCTACTTGGCAAGTTACTGAGCTGATGCAATCACAAAGTGATAGCTGGTCTGAATTAGGGGATATGACTGGCACCAGTCTCGACGATTTACGTTTTGATGCAGAAATAGATATTCCTGGGCCGTTAATGCTCAGCGTATTAATGGAAAAACCTGTTTCTTCAACACAAAAACAACGTGTTGCCGTATTTGGTGATGGTGATTTTGTCTCGGACCTGTATCTCGGCACCGCAGCCAATCTGGAACTGGCGATGGCTCTGGCAAACTGGCTGGTTGCCGAGGATGATTCAATCGATATTCCGGTAGTAAAAACCCGCGATAACCAACTGGTCTTAACCGAACGCCAATCATTATTAATTGGTATTGGATTTTTACTCGGATTACCACTTAGTCTGCTTCTGATTGGCATCAGTATCTGGTGGATTAGAAGACGTCGATGA
- a CDS encoding DUF4340 domain-containing protein: protein MKSTYLTNLLLLVVAVLLVWLMTESQIADSAYITDKIQAAQVNQITILRRDQQSIHLQRDQQWRLSQPVNVRANQTRINLLLSLLQQPVHQQIPVTQTTDLAEFGLQQPELSLVFNEYHFAFGDTEPLSEYRYILHDQQIYLVNDDISPLLGASASSFVDNRLLDPASKITALHLPELQNQKVQQQYAALSIIQQNDSWHSTPQNYPQDKLLALLQNWQQAYAMQVVILSNAETIARDEQEVTIKLTDNTQRNFVVSHSEEGLTLTDHQQQLQYLFPATIIPALFSINE from the coding sequence ATGAAAAGCACATATCTGACCAATCTGCTGTTATTGGTGGTTGCGGTTCTATTAGTGTGGCTAATGACAGAATCGCAAATAGCGGATTCAGCTTATATCACTGATAAAATTCAAGCAGCACAGGTCAATCAAATAACGATTCTTCGCCGTGATCAACAAAGCATTCACTTGCAACGCGATCAGCAATGGCGTTTAAGCCAGCCAGTAAATGTGCGAGCCAATCAAACCCGGATCAATTTGTTACTAAGTCTGTTACAACAACCAGTTCATCAACAGATCCCGGTGACACAAACAACTGACCTGGCAGAATTCGGACTGCAGCAGCCTGAGTTATCATTAGTTTTCAATGAATACCATTTTGCTTTTGGTGATACCGAACCGCTCAGCGAGTATCGTTATATTTTGCACGATCAGCAGATTTATTTAGTTAACGATGATATTTCACCATTACTCGGTGCCAGTGCCAGCAGCTTTGTCGATAACCGTTTATTGGATCCCGCCAGCAAGATTACGGCACTGCATTTGCCTGAGCTGCAAAACCAAAAGGTTCAGCAACAATACGCGGCACTCTCCATAATTCAGCAAAATGACAGCTGGCACTCCACACCCCAAAATTATCCTCAGGATAAACTCCTGGCACTTTTGCAAAACTGGCAACAGGCCTATGCCATGCAGGTAGTTATCCTGTCTAATGCTGAAACGATTGCACGAGATGAGCAGGAAGTGACAATTAAATTAACCGACAATACACAGCGTAACTTCGTCGTGTCACATAGCGAGGAAGGTCTTACGCTTACTGATCATCAACAACAATTACAATATCTGTTTCCAGCCACCATTATCCCTGCCCTCTTTTCAATAAACGAGTGA
- the mutM gene encoding bifunctional DNA-formamidopyrimidine glycosylase/DNA-(apurinic or apyrimidinic site) lyase, with the protein MPELPEVETTRSGIAPYIENQQVKQVVIRDSRLRWPITENLDKKLCGKIIQSVSRRAKYLLLHTAEGTLFIHLGMSGRLRILTTFQPAEKHDHVDIVFANNIILRFTDPRRFGAVLWTTEPPLQHPLLHHLGPEPLEEDFDAEYLFKRSRKRQVSIKTFIMNAEIVVGVGNIYASESLFLSGINPQLIAAKLTKKQAEKLVAAIKLTLEKAIAAGGTTLRDFRDSEGKPGYFAQELWVYARQNQDCKQCGHPIELIRQSQRATYFCPQCQKL; encoded by the coding sequence ATGCCTGAATTACCTGAAGTCGAAACTACCCGCAGTGGCATTGCGCCATATATAGAAAATCAACAGGTTAAACAGGTTGTCATTCGTGACTCTCGACTGCGCTGGCCCATCACTGAAAATCTGGATAAAAAACTCTGTGGGAAAATCATTCAGTCGGTCAGCCGCCGCGCCAAATATTTACTGCTCCATACTGCTGAAGGGACCCTGTTTATCCATCTGGGTATGTCAGGGCGGTTACGCATTCTGACCACTTTTCAGCCAGCTGAAAAACATGATCATGTTGATATTGTGTTTGCCAATAATATTATTCTGCGCTTTACCGATCCTCGTCGTTTTGGGGCTGTATTGTGGACCACTGAGCCACCACTGCAACATCCGTTATTACACCATCTGGGGCCTGAACCACTGGAGGAGGATTTTGACGCCGAATACCTGTTCAAACGTAGCCGTAAGCGTCAGGTCAGCATTAAAACGTTTATTATGAATGCGGAGATCGTTGTGGGTGTGGGGAATATCTATGCCAGTGAATCACTGTTTCTCTCCGGCATTAACCCTCAACTGATAGCAGCAAAACTAACAAAAAAACAGGCAGAAAAACTGGTCGCCGCGATCAAACTGACTTTGGAAAAAGCGATTGCAGCGGGCGGAACAACCTTGCGGGATTTTCGGGATAGCGAAGGCAAACCCGGATATTTTGCTCAGGAATTATGGGTTTATGCACGGCAGAATCAAGACTGTAAACAATGCGGTCATCCGATAGAGTTGATTCGCCAGTCACAGCGGGCGACCTATTTCTGCCCGCAATGCCAGAAATTGTAA
- a CDS encoding c-type cytochrome, producing MKRLLIYLALLLTSTWIQAEPNMALLASSCAGCHGTNGHSKGEMPKLAGLEQDYFIQQMQDFASGARESFVMRHHAAAYSETEIRLLAEYFSKQ from the coding sequence ATGAAACGACTGCTGATATATCTTGCATTACTACTGACTTCGACCTGGATTCAGGCTGAGCCAAATATGGCTTTACTGGCTTCATCCTGCGCAGGGTGTCATGGTACCAATGGCCACAGCAAAGGCGAAATGCCCAAACTTGCAGGTTTGGAGCAAGATTATTTTATTCAGCAGATGCAGGATTTTGCCAGTGGTGCAAGAGAGTCTTTTGTTATGCGACATCATGCTGCGGCATACAGCGAAACTGAAATTCGTTTGTTAGCTGAGTATTTTTCTAAACAATAG
- the rluD gene encoding 23S rRNA pseudouridine(1911/1915/1917) synthase RluD: protein MTEIIKLDAIIPESLSGLRVDQALAQLFSEYSRGQLTKWIKAGDVLVNQKVCRPKDAVRTGDQIEIAAQQIIHDDNWQAESIALDIIYEDDDVLIINKAAGMVVHPGAGNQNGTMVNALLAHAPQLMHIPRAGIVHRIDKDTTGLLMVAKSLQAHHSLISQLQERTVVREYQAIACGVFTAGGTVDAPVGRHHIDRKRMAVTQNGKPAVTHYRIEERFRAHTHLRCKLETGRTHQIRVHMAHIRHPLLGDPLYGGRFKTPKGMTDSCLAALQNTHRQALHAGLLGFDHPTTREAVSWQIPLPDDMQRLLELLRMDAASHTD from the coding sequence ATGACCGAGATTATAAAACTAGATGCCATCATTCCCGAGTCATTAAGTGGCTTGCGTGTAGATCAGGCCTTGGCCCAGCTGTTCTCAGAATACTCCCGCGGCCAGCTCACCAAATGGATTAAAGCCGGCGATGTATTGGTCAATCAGAAAGTCTGTCGCCCTAAAGATGCGGTACGCACCGGCGACCAGATTGAAATTGCCGCACAACAGATTATTCATGATGATAACTGGCAGGCGGAATCTATTGCCCTGGATATCATTTATGAAGATGACGATGTATTAATCATCAATAAAGCAGCTGGCATGGTGGTGCATCCCGGTGCTGGCAACCAGAACGGCACAATGGTCAACGCGCTATTGGCGCATGCGCCGCAACTTATGCATATTCCACGCGCAGGTATTGTGCATCGCATTGATAAAGACACTACCGGACTATTAATGGTCGCCAAAAGCTTGCAGGCGCATCATTCATTAATTAGTCAATTACAGGAACGTACTGTTGTACGTGAATATCAGGCCATTGCCTGTGGTGTATTTACCGCAGGCGGTACAGTTGATGCACCAGTTGGTCGGCATCATATTGATCGCAAACGCATGGCAGTGACACAAAACGGTAAACCTGCCGTGACACACTATCGGATTGAGGAGCGGTTTCGGGCGCACACCCATTTGCGTTGCAAACTGGAAACCGGACGCACTCACCAGATCCGTGTGCATATGGCGCATATTCGCCATCCTTTATTGGGCGATCCTTTATATGGTGGCCGGTTTAAAACACCAAAAGGCATGACTGACAGCTGTCTGGCTGCCTTGCAGAATACGCATCGTCAGGCTTTGCATGCCGGTTTACTGGGGTTTGATCATCCGACTACTAGAGAAGCGGTAAGCTGGCAGATTCCCTTACCGGATGATATGCAACGATTATTGGAACTGTTACGGATGGATGCAGCCAGCCATACTGATTAA
- the chrA gene encoding chromate efflux transporter — protein MKTPNNLQNLVEVFLAFLKLGLTAFGGPIAHIGYFRTEFISKRQWLSEQQFSQLLAVTQFLPGPASSQMGFSIGLFRGGWLGAIAAFIAFTLPSALLLFAFAAIAHQLDNAIGMAIIDGLKLVAVAVVAQAVISMAQKLTPDWQRILIALLSFILLLIFNLAIMQIAVIILGGLAGWFLCRQQQLSADFRFPVNYGKQTAWILFSLFMLLLIISLFAGSQLNTTNMLAGFYQAGALVFGGGHVVLPLLEQQTVATGWLTTDQFLTGYGAAQAVPGPMFTLATYLGAEIPTQLPSGWNALLATLAIFVPGFLLLLAILPLWQQLAHLPNAGAVVAGINAAVVGLLAAALYDPIFTEGVNQWLDLLIALGGFLIIYVLKRSALWTVLFCVTASIVVTLV, from the coding sequence GTGAAGACACCAAACAATCTGCAGAACTTGGTAGAAGTATTTTTAGCCTTTCTCAAACTGGGTCTAACGGCGTTTGGCGGACCGATTGCTCACATTGGTTATTTCCGCACTGAATTTATCAGTAAACGCCAATGGCTTTCTGAACAGCAGTTTTCTCAGTTACTTGCTGTAACACAGTTCTTGCCTGGTCCGGCCAGCAGCCAGATGGGCTTTTCAATTGGCTTGTTTCGCGGTGGCTGGCTTGGCGCCATTGCTGCTTTTATAGCGTTTACCCTGCCTTCTGCATTGCTGTTGTTTGCTTTTGCTGCCATTGCCCATCAGCTGGACAATGCTATCGGCATGGCCATTATTGATGGTCTGAAACTGGTGGCAGTGGCGGTGGTAGCCCAGGCCGTTATCAGTATGGCGCAGAAACTGACGCCGGACTGGCAACGTATCTTGATAGCACTGCTCAGTTTTATCTTACTGTTGATTTTCAATCTGGCGATTATGCAAATTGCCGTGATTATCCTGGGTGGTCTGGCAGGCTGGTTTTTATGTCGCCAGCAACAACTTTCAGCGGATTTCAGATTCCCGGTCAATTACGGCAAACAAACCGCATGGATATTGTTTAGTTTGTTTATGTTGCTGCTTATTATCAGTCTGTTTGCAGGCAGTCAGCTTAATACCACTAATATGCTGGCCGGCTTTTATCAGGCCGGTGCATTGGTATTTGGTGGTGGCCATGTTGTGTTGCCACTACTCGAACAGCAGACGGTTGCCACGGGGTGGCTCACCACCGATCAGTTTTTAACCGGTTATGGTGCTGCACAGGCCGTTCCAGGCCCGATGTTCACGCTGGCAACTTATCTCGGCGCTGAAATTCCCACACAGTTGCCTTCGGGCTGGAATGCCCTACTGGCTACCCTCGCCATTTTTGTTCCGGGTTTTTTATTATTGCTGGCGATATTACCGCTTTGGCAGCAACTTGCTCATCTGCCTAATGCAGGTGCCGTTGTTGCCGGCATTAACGCAGCTGTAGTCGGTTTATTAGCCGCTGCTTTATACGATCCAATTTTCACTGAAGGCGTAAATCAGTGGCTGGATTTACTGATTGCCCTCGGCGGCTTTTTAATTATTTACGTGCTGAAGCGCTCGGCATTATGGACCGTACTGTTCTGTGTCACCGCATCAATCGTTGTCACTTTAGTCTAA
- a CDS encoding sigma-70 family RNA polymerase sigma factor: MAAISSTLAEQIEQLYKEHHSWLSIFIQRRLGCPDDTADLIHDTYLRILSSGRLPPKQDSKRFLTHIAKGLLIDNYRRKQIETAYKEYVQHLPENHAPSAEFHMQMIEALTAIDTLLHQLPANVREALLLRQLDNLSYKEIAMRLNVSISSVEKYIAKALQACMEATLEDRI, encoded by the coding sequence ATGGCAGCTATAAGCTCGACACTTGCAGAACAAATAGAGCAGCTCTACAAGGAACATCACAGCTGGTTATCAATTTTTATCCAACGACGCCTTGGATGCCCAGATGACACTGCAGACCTCATTCATGACACCTACCTGCGTATTCTGAGTAGCGGCAGGCTTCCCCCAAAACAGGATTCCAAACGTTTCTTAACTCACATCGCTAAAGGTCTACTAATCGATAATTATCGTCGGAAGCAGATTGAAACAGCCTATAAAGAGTATGTTCAACATCTTCCGGAAAACCATGCCCCTTCAGCTGAGTTTCATATGCAGATGATTGAGGCCCTCACAGCAATTGATACTTTGTTACATCAATTGCCAGCCAACGTTCGAGAAGCTTTACTTCTCAGACAATTAGACAATCTTAGCTATAAAGAAATTGCCATGCGTTTGAACGTCTCCATTTCCTCGGTGGAAAAATATATTGCTAAAGCCTTGCAAGCTTGTATGGAAGCAACCCTCGAAGATCGTATTTAA
- a CDS encoding energy transducer TonB: MLISNRCSWQMRFGAGILFSLVVHGGVLVAFLWFPLSKPPILPDAIPIEIAMVSPLMAAPDEPVIVDLPDDIEQSEAIRQKSTYPVKTNFSQLESSELNAYEVDTEADLQSEPELPEPEPEPEPEPEPEPEPEPEPEPEPEPEPEPEPEPEPEPEPEPEPEPEPEPEPEPEPEPEPEPEPEPEPEPEPEPEPEPESAAVVETDNDQSAPKTSAPQAAEVKTKAESTTARRSGKLNEQIVQARDNWQYRLHAHLAQYKQYPSSARRKGREGSPRIAFTMSRDGTVLDVWLVQSSGTELLDRAAQQLIRQAEPLPALPDEIKEQELTLTVPINYSL; this comes from the coding sequence GTGTTGATCTCAAATCGCTGCTCATGGCAGATGCGCTTCGGCGCTGGAATACTGTTCAGTTTAGTGGTGCATGGTGGTGTTTTGGTAGCTTTTCTTTGGTTTCCATTATCAAAACCGCCCATTCTTCCGGATGCGATCCCAATTGAAATCGCTATGGTCTCGCCATTGATGGCAGCACCAGATGAACCCGTTATAGTCGATTTGCCTGATGATATTGAACAATCTGAGGCGATTCGGCAAAAGTCTACATACCCTGTTAAAACCAATTTTTCTCAGCTGGAGAGCAGTGAGCTCAACGCATATGAAGTTGATACTGAAGCTGACCTGCAAAGTGAACCAGAACTACCAGAACCAGAACCAGAGCCAGAGCCAGAGCCAGAGCCAGAGCCAGARCCAGAACCAGAACCAGAACCAGAACCAGAACCAGAACCAGAACCAGAACCAGAGCCAGAGCCAGAGCCAGAGCCAGARCCAGAACCAGAACCAGAACCAGAACCAGAACCAGAACCAGAACCAGAACCAGAACCAGAACCAGAACCAGAACCAGAACCAGAACCAGAACCAGAACCAGAACCAGAACCGGAGTCAGCAGCGGTGGTTGAAACTGATAACGACCAATCTGCTCCCAAAACCTCAGCACCTCAGGCTGCAGAGGTTAAGACTAAAGCAGAATCAACTACTGCACGTCGTAGCGGTAAATTAAACGAACAGATTGTTCAGGCAAGAGATAATTGGCAATATAGATTGCATGCCCATTTGGCGCAATATAAACAATATCCAAGTTCCGCCCGCCGCAAAGGTCGGGAAGGGAGTCCAAGGATTGCCTTTACTATGAGTAGGGATGGAACAGTATTAGATGTATGGTTGGTACAAAGCAGTGGTACGGAATTGTTGGATCGAGCTGCACAGCAACTTATTCGTCAGGCAGAGCCACTGCCAGCCTTACCCGATGAAATTAAAGAACAAGAGTTGACGTTGACAGTGCCGATTAACTACTCACTTTGA
- a CDS encoding biopolymer transporter ExbD translates to MIGGFSDHTGEQELPENHDINVTPFIDVMLVLLIIFMVAVPLATASIPIDLPTTSVQPPSVEQKPIYLSVKADMTLTVNDKDRLTLDTLEQQLLRFVPDHETRIFLRADKRLTYEELMQVITALGTAGYMRIALVGLEKTSGA, encoded by the coding sequence GTGATAGGCGGATTTTCAGACCATACGGGTGAGCAAGAGCTGCCGGAAAATCACGACATAAATGTCACCCCTTTTATTGATGTAATGCTGGTGTTATTGATCATATTTATGGTGGCAGTGCCATTGGCAACCGCCAGTATTCCGATTGATCTGCCGACCACTTCTGTTCAGCCGCCTTCGGTAGAGCAGAAGCCGATTTATCTTTCAGTAAAAGCTGATATGACGCTGACAGTGAATGACAAAGATAGACTCACATTGGATACGCTGGAACAGCAGCTATTGAGATTTGTTCCCGACCACGAAACCCGCATTTTTCTCAGGGCAGACAAACGTCTTACATATGAAGAGTTAATGCAGGTCATCACTGCTTTGGGAACAGCCGGTTACATGAGGATTGCTCTGGTTGGACTTGAGAAAACCAGCGGAGCCTGA
- the exbB gene encoding tonB-system energizer ExbB: protein MKLLKHIIPLYLGLTMAVSVMAEEALTPAVTADNAEITDTEQVDGSASQNVQLKVESNAALDLEPKELLEKPVMGDVAHALSPLGMYQAADWVVKLVMIVLLAASMLTWAIWLAKWLQLASARKQVKKLLGQVTTLHRFDAVHDLQLGVSAGQTLINATEQELTLSRQENAWVDEGIKQRMGARLERIQIAEAGAMGIGMGILATVGAVAPFVGLFGTVWGIMNAFIGIARSQTTNLAVVAPGIAEALLATAMGLIAAIPAVVIYNHFSRKITAYRSLLGDISTNLLILVSRDLDRQSLFSVTNKVDFPKIKKAAEVSA, encoded by the coding sequence ATGAAATTACTGAAACATATAATTCCGTTGTATTTGGGCCTAACCATGGCAGTTTCGGTTATGGCGGAGGAGGCGTTGACTCCAGCTGTGACCGCGGATAACGCCGAGATTACTGATACTGAACAGGTTGATGGTTCAGCCAGTCAAAACGTGCAACTTAAGGTGGAAAGCAATGCTGCACTAGATCTAGAACCAAAAGAGCTTCTTGAAAAACCAGTGATGGGAGATGTGGCTCACGCTCTCTCCCCATTAGGAATGTATCAGGCAGCTGACTGGGTGGTGAAGTTAGTGATGATAGTGTTGCTGGCCGCATCCATGCTGACATGGGCTATCTGGCTGGCAAAATGGCTGCAGTTAGCAAGTGCCAGAAAACAAGTAAAAAAACTGCTAGGTCAGGTGACGACATTACATCGATTTGACGCAGTGCACGACTTGCAATTGGGGGTCAGTGCTGGACAGACATTAATTAATGCCACCGAACAGGAGTTGACGCTATCCAGACAGGAAAATGCCTGGGTGGATGAGGGCATCAAGCAACGGATGGGAGCGAGATTGGAGCGTATTCAAATTGCTGAGGCCGGAGCCATGGGCATTGGAATGGGCATCTTGGCAACGGTTGGGGCCGTAGCGCCTTTTGTTGGTTTATTTGGTACCGTTTGGGGCATTATGAATGCCTTTATCGGAATTGCCCGATCGCAGACTACCAATCTGGCGGTAGTGGCGCCAGGTATTGCCGAAGCGTTGTTGGCGACCGCCATGGGACTGATCGCAGCGATTCCAGCGGTGGTTATCTATAATCATTTCTCTCGTAAAATTACCGCTTATCGTTCCCTGCTGGGTGATATCTCAACTAATCTACTGATTCTGGTCAGTCGCGATCTGGATCGGCAGAGCCTCTTTTCAGTGACCAACAAAGTAGACTTTCCGAAAATCAAAAAAGCAGCGGAGGTGAGTGCGTGA
- a CDS encoding YbaN family protein — protein sequence MIKIALWRLLALFFVALAFIGSILPGIPTTEIVLLAVWASANGWPKLHDWLLAHPRFGPLIKQWQTHRAIPRRAKWVAGLSMLVSTLLLIFSNAPLWVKCSLPVMMALVMFWLARRPEIPMLSCENEK from the coding sequence ATGATAAAAATAGCACTGTGGCGACTGCTGGCATTATTTTTTGTTGCCTTGGCTTTTATTGGGAGCATTCTTCCCGGTATTCCTACCACAGAGATTGTGTTGTTAGCGGTATGGGCTTCGGCCAATGGCTGGCCTAAATTACATGATTGGTTATTAGCTCATCCACGATTTGGCCCGCTGATTAAGCAATGGCAAACTCATCGAGCTATTCCACGTCGAGCCAAATGGGTTGCGGGCTTAAGCATGTTAGTAAGCACCTTGCTGTTGATTTTCTCTAATGCACCGTTATGGGTGAAATGCTCATTACCAGTCATGATGGCATTAGTGATGTTTTGGTTGGCCCGACGGCCTGAAATACCAATGCTAAGCTGTGAAAACGAGAAATAA